Proteins encoded by one window of Ulvibacter sp. MAR_2010_11:
- the purL gene encoding phosphoribosylformylglycinamidine synthase: MIHFFGDVKNIVFAVQTSGELSQTDTEKLQWLFGNQPRIDKSALADFFVGPRAAMVSPWSTNAVEITQNMGVKGIIRIEEFNKISENFTDFDPMLSQKFSKLDQEIFKVHIQPEAILEIDDIALYNQQEGLALNAEEITYLENLSKKINRKLTDSEVFGFSQVNSEHCRHKIFNGVFEIDGKEMPSSLFKLIKKTSLENPNDIVSAYKDNVAFVKGPKAIQFAPKSPDKPDFYQESAFDSVISIKAETHNFPTTVEPFNGAATGSGGEIRDRLAGGKGSLPLAGTAVYMTSYSRLKDSAHGRSWEKAMEARDWLYQTPLDILIKASNGASDFGNKFGQPLIAGSVLTFEHTEEARKLGFDKVIMLAGGIGYGKADQAIKDIPSVGDKVVILGGENYRIGMGGAAVSSADTGEFSSGIELNAIQRSNPEMQKRAANAVRGMVESEINPIVSIHDHGAGGHLNCLSELVEATGGKIDLDKLPVGDPTLSAKEIIGNESQERMGLVIGSENIDKLRRVADRERSPMYEVGDVTGDNRFCFESSTTGAKPMDFALEDMFGSSPKTILKDSTITRNYHNARYDIGQLKYYLTQVLQLEAVACKDWLTNKVDRCVTGRVAKQQCAGTLQLPLNNCGVMALDYKGKEGVATSIGHSPISALVDPVAGSRNSITEALTNIVWAPLEKGLKSVSLSANWMWPCNNEGEDARLYEAVKGVSDFAIDLGINVPTGKDSLSMKQKYKNEEVISPGTVIISAAGHCNDIKKVVEPVLQKNGGSIYYINISQDDFKLGGSSFGQVLNAVGSDVPTVKSAAYVKTVFNTLQHLITKEHILAGHDVASGGLITTLLEMCFADKNLGANLNLSALGEEDLIKVLFSENCAVVIQASEDATVEASLSEKNIAFVKIGTVTESETLQLKHLQQDLSFSIPELRDVWYTTSYLLDKKQSGEQKAKERFSNYKNQPLQYTFPEVFTGKLPVIERNQNDASAPLSVQRPKAAIIREKGSNSEREMANAMYLAGFDVKDVHMTDLIEGRETLEDIKFIATVGGFSNSDVLGSAKGWAGAFLYNEKANKALKNFFAKEDTLSLGVCNGCQLFVELELLTPEHEQKPKMLHNETGKFECHFTSVKIQKNNSVMLSSLEGSTLGIWAAHGEGKFSFPLSEENYHIVGKYGYNAFPANPNGSDFNTAMMCDATGRHLVMMPHLERSTFPWNWPHYPKDRNDEVSPWLEAFVNARKWLEKQ; this comes from the coding sequence ATGATTCACTTTTTTGGAGACGTAAAAAACATCGTTTTTGCTGTCCAAACTTCCGGCGAACTTTCACAAACCGACACGGAAAAACTACAATGGTTATTTGGCAACCAACCCAGAATCGATAAATCCGCGTTGGCGGATTTTTTTGTTGGCCCACGTGCGGCGATGGTGAGTCCATGGAGTACTAATGCCGTTGAAATTACCCAGAACATGGGTGTTAAAGGTATTATTCGAATAGAAGAATTTAACAAGATTTCTGAAAATTTTACCGATTTTGACCCTATGCTGTCTCAGAAGTTCAGCAAGTTGGATCAGGAGATTTTTAAAGTGCACATTCAGCCCGAAGCCATTTTAGAAATCGACGATATAGCATTGTACAACCAACAGGAAGGTTTGGCTTTAAATGCAGAAGAAATTACCTATCTCGAAAATCTTTCCAAAAAAATAAATCGAAAACTAACAGATAGTGAGGTGTTCGGTTTCAGTCAGGTAAACAGCGAACATTGTCGTCATAAAATATTCAATGGAGTTTTTGAAATAGACGGTAAGGAAATGCCCTCCTCCCTGTTCAAACTCATTAAAAAAACATCGCTGGAAAATCCCAACGATATTGTTTCGGCTTATAAGGACAATGTTGCCTTTGTTAAAGGTCCGAAAGCGATTCAGTTTGCACCTAAAAGTCCGGATAAACCGGATTTCTACCAGGAATCAGCGTTTGATAGTGTAATTTCTATCAAAGCCGAAACACATAACTTTCCAACTACCGTCGAACCATTTAACGGGGCTGCAACAGGAAGCGGAGGGGAAATAAGAGACCGTTTGGCAGGTGGTAAAGGTTCATTGCCTCTGGCAGGAACAGCCGTATATATGACTTCCTACTCGAGACTGAAAGACTCCGCTCATGGCAGATCTTGGGAAAAAGCCATGGAAGCACGGGATTGGTTATACCAAACCCCACTCGATATTTTAATAAAAGCCAGTAACGGGGCATCCGATTTCGGGAATAAATTTGGCCAACCCTTAATCGCAGGTTCGGTACTTACTTTCGAACATACCGAAGAAGCACGTAAACTTGGATTCGACAAGGTGATTATGCTTGCAGGAGGTATAGGTTACGGGAAGGCAGATCAAGCCATAAAAGACATCCCATCTGTAGGAGATAAAGTAGTGATATTAGGAGGTGAAAACTACCGTATTGGTATGGGAGGTGCTGCTGTTTCTTCGGCAGATACAGGAGAGTTTTCTAGCGGAATCGAGTTGAATGCTATTCAGCGTTCCAATCCCGAAATGCAAAAAAGAGCCGCCAATGCCGTGCGTGGAATGGTTGAAAGTGAGATAAATCCTATTGTCTCTATACATGATCACGGTGCCGGGGGTCACCTCAACTGTCTGAGCGAATTGGTGGAAGCTACCGGAGGAAAAATAGATTTGGATAAACTGCCTGTTGGTGATCCTACCCTTTCAGCCAAAGAAATTATTGGCAACGAGTCTCAGGAGCGTATGGGATTGGTGATTGGCAGTGAAAACATAGACAAATTAAGACGTGTTGCAGACCGCGAACGTTCTCCCATGTACGAGGTAGGTGATGTAACCGGAGACAATCGTTTTTGCTTCGAAAGTAGCACAACAGGAGCCAAACCTATGGATTTTGCTTTAGAAGATATGTTTGGAAGCTCCCCGAAAACAATTTTGAAAGACAGCACAATCACCAGAAATTACCATAACGCCAGGTATGACATCGGGCAATTAAAATACTATCTCACACAAGTACTGCAATTGGAAGCAGTTGCTTGCAAAGACTGGCTTACCAACAAGGTGGACCGGTGTGTGACAGGCCGTGTTGCCAAACAACAATGTGCCGGTACGTTGCAATTACCGTTGAACAACTGCGGGGTAATGGCGTTGGATTATAAAGGAAAGGAAGGTGTTGCTACCTCCATTGGACATTCACCAATTAGTGCATTGGTCGATCCTGTGGCAGGTTCCAGAAATTCGATTACCGAAGCCTTAACCAATATTGTTTGGGCTCCTTTAGAAAAAGGATTGAAGAGCGTTTCGCTTTCGGCAAACTGGATGTGGCCCTGTAATAACGAAGGTGAAGATGCCCGTTTGTATGAAGCCGTAAAAGGTGTGAGCGATTTTGCCATTGACTTAGGCATTAATGTTCCCACGGGAAAGGACTCCCTTTCTATGAAGCAGAAATACAAAAATGAGGAAGTAATTTCCCCGGGAACCGTAATTATTTCGGCGGCAGGACATTGCAACGATATTAAAAAAGTGGTGGAGCCCGTACTTCAGAAAAACGGCGGCAGTATTTACTATATCAATATTTCACAGGACGATTTTAAACTGGGTGGTTCGTCGTTCGGACAAGTACTAAATGCTGTGGGCAGTGATGTTCCAACTGTAAAAAGTGCTGCCTATGTAAAAACGGTTTTTAATACCCTGCAACATTTAATTACCAAAGAGCACATCCTAGCAGGTCATGATGTTGCATCGGGAGGATTAATAACCACATTGTTAGAAATGTGCTTTGCAGACAAGAATTTAGGAGCCAATCTCAATCTTTCGGCATTAGGAGAAGAAGATTTGATAAAAGTTTTATTTTCTGAAAATTGTGCTGTTGTGATTCAGGCTTCGGAAGATGCTACTGTTGAAGCATCTCTTTCAGAAAAAAATATAGCCTTTGTAAAAATTGGAACAGTAACGGAATCTGAAACCCTTCAGCTGAAGCATTTGCAACAAGATCTAAGTTTCAGCATTCCTGAGCTTCGGGATGTTTGGTATACAACTTCCTATTTACTGGATAAAAAACAAAGCGGAGAACAAAAGGCAAAGGAGCGTTTCAGCAACTATAAAAATCAGCCGCTTCAATATACTTTTCCAGAGGTTTTCACCGGAAAACTACCTGTCATTGAGCGAAACCAAAATGACGCTTCGGCTCCGCTCAGCGTCCAACGTCCGAAAGCTGCAATTATTCGTGAAAAAGGAAGCAATAGTGAACGCGAGATGGCCAATGCTATGTATTTGGCCGGATTTGATGTAAAGGACGTTCATATGACCGATTTAATTGAGGGTCGTGAAACTCTTGAAGACATCAAATTTATAGCAACAGTAGGGGGTTTTTCCAACAGCGATGTGTTGGGAAGTGCCAAGGGATGGGCCGGAGCCTTTTTGTATAATGAAAAGGCGAACAAGGCGTTGAAAAATTTCTTTGCCAAGGAAGACACCCTTTCCTTAGGGGTTTGTAACGGGTGCCAGCTCTTTGTGGAATTGGAGTTATTAACACCGGAGCACGAACAAAAGCCAAAAATGCTACACAACGAAACCGGAAAGTTTGAGTGTCATTTTACTTCGGTAAAAATTCAGAAAAACAACTCGGTGATGCTATCTTCTCTGGAAGGAAGTACTTTGGGGATTTGGGCAGCGCACGGAGAAGGAAAATTTAGTTTCCCACTAAGCGAAGAAAACTATCATATTGTTGGAAAATACGGCTACAATGCGTTCCCTGCAAATCCTAACGGAAGTGATTTTAATACTGCCATGATGTGCGATGCTACGGGACGTCATTTGGTGATGATGCCGCATTTGGAGCGCTCTACCTTCCCATGGAACTGGCCGCATTATCCCAAAGATCGGAACGACGAAGTTTCTCCTTGGTTGGAAGCGTTTGTCAATGCCAGAAAGTGGCTGGAAAAACAATAA
- a CDS encoding GEVED domain-containing protein yields the protein MKPKNIIAVLLLIFSMGLFAQEASGPTEVIVGTFIGKTIPLRDYATQQINENIGIKEIKIVPNKSRYNAQVNMDALPNGIDTNVQREAGGISSFPLEQNFIGFDNTGFTPPDPTGAVGPNHYVHSVNSSVKIFDKTGNLLVGPVALGTFLGIPSNAGDPIVLYDQLADRYFVSEFGSLSNSLAIGVSDTNDPTGAYNVYQFALDAFPDYPHYSVWPDGYYLTANKGGTNKVYAIERDVILAGGAGPQIVGFPLPGSVQNTNTVYSPEPANLLGTTISANTPGYIVYLQDDGWAGVAFDHLKVWEIDVDWSVIGNSTISAPLVIPTDPFNSVFAPFGTGDVAQPGTAQKIDMIGGVISFATNYRGFGSHNSMIVTFNTDIDGNDTSGIRWIELRNDGILPWSIHQEGTYAPADGHSRFMGSAAMDAAGNIGLGFNIASATLPAGIRYTGRFDGDPLGMMTVAETTIVNGVGVQTFSNRFGDYSHLTMDPNNFTFWHTAEYFSATNQWRTQVASFSLSGGFTADVGVSNIVQPTNGILSNAETVEVSIRNFGTAAQSNIPLELRVDGNLVASEVFAGTINGNSAQNYTFTQTVDLSTSGQTYAIEARTNLVGDQFATNDPFTKNVTHLLANDVGVLEITSPVSGSGLSNAETVSVTIKNFGAATQSNVSVVYTINGGADVVETFVGPIASEQEVTYNFTQTADLSALGTYNIHSNTSLAGDMDSSNDEAIAVVENILCQPNLDCSFGDGFQLVSIAEINNPSGCEGYGDFTAQIANLDEGTHDITFTTGYGDQHVKVWIDFNDDSIFTNDEVVVPNFIIAPGQAGGSYTETVTLTIPVGATVGAHRMRAKSNWQAPVPIDACEVTAYGETEDYTANIGTLGIADFEIINSEIIITSIGENIFDVSFRSDFDGIAFAAVYNMLGQQLGVKLLDKEGDAFKVRINMSQAASGIYLIRVGGKDTKSFKTARIIVK from the coding sequence ATGAAACCAAAAAATATAATAGCAGTCCTGCTACTAATTTTTAGTATGGGACTTTTTGCACAAGAAGCTTCGGGGCCTACCGAGGTGATTGTAGGAACTTTTATTGGAAAAACGATTCCTTTAAGAGATTACGCAACTCAACAAATTAATGAAAACATTGGAATAAAAGAAATAAAAATTGTTCCTAATAAGTCCAGATATAACGCACAGGTGAATATGGATGCGCTTCCTAATGGTATCGACACAAATGTACAAAGAGAAGCAGGAGGAATTTCAAGCTTCCCATTGGAGCAAAACTTTATCGGTTTTGATAATACAGGTTTTACGCCACCGGATCCCACAGGAGCTGTTGGACCCAATCACTATGTACACTCTGTAAACTCAAGTGTAAAGATATTTGATAAAACCGGCAACCTACTTGTAGGACCTGTTGCCTTAGGAACTTTTTTAGGAATTCCTTCAAATGCGGGTGACCCCATTGTTTTATACGATCAATTAGCAGATAGGTATTTTGTTAGTGAATTTGGCTCATTATCCAATTCTCTGGCGATTGGAGTATCAGATACAAACGATCCAACAGGAGCTTATAATGTGTATCAATTTGCATTGGATGCCTTTCCAGACTACCCTCACTACAGCGTTTGGCCGGACGGTTATTATTTAACTGCAAATAAGGGAGGCACCAATAAGGTATATGCAATAGAGCGTGATGTAATACTTGCCGGTGGGGCCGGACCACAAATTGTCGGTTTCCCATTACCCGGATCGGTACAAAATACAAATACGGTGTATAGCCCCGAGCCGGCTAATTTATTGGGAACAACAATCTCTGCAAATACGCCCGGATATATTGTATACCTTCAGGATGATGGATGGGCCGGTGTTGCCTTCGACCATTTAAAAGTTTGGGAGATAGATGTAGATTGGTCCGTAATTGGAAATTCCACCATCTCGGCTCCTTTAGTGATTCCAACAGATCCGTTCAACTCGGTTTTTGCTCCTTTTGGAACGGGGGATGTAGCCCAGCCTGGAACCGCACAAAAGATAGATATGATAGGGGGTGTAATTTCCTTCGCCACTAATTACAGAGGCTTCGGTTCGCATAACTCTATGATTGTGACTTTTAATACAGATATTGACGGGAATGATACTTCGGGAATTCGTTGGATTGAATTGAGAAATGACGGTATTCTTCCATGGTCAATTCACCAGGAAGGAACCTATGCACCCGCCGATGGACATAGTCGTTTTATGGGAAGTGCCGCAATGGATGCAGCCGGAAATATCGGACTTGGATTCAACATTGCAAGTGCAACACTGCCTGCCGGAATTAGGTACACGGGGCGTTTCGATGGAGATCCCTTAGGAATGATGACTGTTGCAGAGACAACCATCGTCAACGGTGTTGGAGTACAAACTTTTTCGAACCGATTTGGAGATTATTCTCATCTAACCATGGATCCCAATAACTTTACATTCTGGCATACCGCAGAGTATTTTTCTGCGACAAATCAATGGAGAACACAGGTGGCTTCCTTTTCCCTAAGTGGAGGTTTTACGGCCGACGTAGGGGTTAGTAATATTGTACAGCCTACCAACGGGATATTAAGCAATGCCGAAACTGTTGAGGTAAGTATTCGTAATTTTGGTACAGCCGCACAATCCAATATCCCTCTGGAACTTAGAGTGGATGGAAATTTAGTTGCTTCGGAAGTTTTTGCGGGAACCATTAATGGAAATTCTGCGCAAAATTATACGTTCACACAAACTGTCGATTTATCAACGTCTGGACAAACCTATGCTATTGAAGCCAGAACTAACTTGGTCGGAGACCAATTTGCCACAAACGATCCTTTTACTAAAAATGTGACGCACTTGCTGGCAAATGATGTGGGAGTACTTGAAATTACATCTCCTGTTTCAGGATCAGGTTTAAGCAATGCAGAAACGGTATCGGTAACAATCAAAAATTTCGGAGCCGCTACACAATCCAATGTCAGCGTGGTATATACCATAAATGGAGGAGCCGATGTTGTTGAAACATTTGTTGGACCCATCGCATCGGAACAAGAAGTTACCTATAATTTTACACAAACTGCAGATTTATCGGCTCTAGGGACATACAATATTCATTCTAATACTTCGCTAGCCGGGGATATGGATAGTTCAAATGATGAAGCAATTGCAGTGGTCGAGAATATTTTATGTCAGCCTAACCTCGATTGTTCTTTTGGTGATGGATTCCAATTGGTTTCGATTGCCGAGATAAACAATCCGTCAGGTTGTGAAGGGTATGGAGATTTTACAGCTCAAATCGCAAACCTAGATGAAGGAACTCACGATATCACCTTTACAACAGGATATGGCGATCAACATGTAAAAGTCTGGATCGATTTTAATGACGATTCAATTTTTACAAATGATGAAGTTGTGGTGCCTAATTTTATAATAGCACCCGGGCAGGCGGGAGGTTCATACACTGAGACCGTTACCTTAACCATTCCTGTGGGTGCAACAGTGGGAGCACATAGAATGAGAGCCAAATCCAACTGGCAAGCTCCGGTGCCGATAGATGCATGCGAAGTTACTGCTTATGGAGAGACAGAAGATTATACGGCCAATATTGGAACTCTTGGAATTGCAGATTTTGAAATTATTAATTCCGAAATAATAATTACTTCTATTGGAGAAAACATTTTTGATGTATCCTTTAGGTCTGACTTCGACGGAATTGCCTTTGCAGCGGTTTACAATATGTTGGGACAGCAGCTGGGAGTTAAACTTCTAGATAAAGAAGGAGATGCTTTTAAAGTTAGAATCAATATGTCTCAAGCTGCTAGTGGAATTTATTTAATTAGAGTGGGTGGTAAGGATACCAAATCCTTTAAAACAGCTCGAATTATCGTAAAATAA
- a CDS encoding GEVED domain-containing protein produces MKLKNLPMALALILGACLFAQESFPPTEIITGTYIGKTVRMDEFTAPIEVSTTIVPTMVIDQQVVMGNGVVNPTTTIIQNLQTEPGQIASFPLLQNFIGASQSESSFFPPDPTGAAGPNHYVHSVNSLVKIFDKAGTLLVGPVNLSTFLGIPSNNGDPIVLYDQLADRWVVSEFGSLGADLGLAIGVSETNDPAGAYNVYQYAFSGFPDYPHYGVWHDGYYGTVNLDGSTTQGFVMERDEMLNGGAAPQILIFNLPGVIVNPNQVKSPEPANLLGTTIDTNTPGYITYLQDDGWSAAITFDHLKVWEIDVDWGNTANSTISAPLEIATGPFDAGELFGNGNGALRQPGTSQRLAGHGGIISFAANYRSFGTHNSWLITFNTFIDPSETGGIRWIELRNNGANAWSIFQEGTYSIADGHSRLMSSAAMDIEGNIALAYTTGSTTLAPSLRYTGRFDGDPLGTMTVAETTIFDGPGVRTNSNRYGDYSHMTMDPDDLTFWYTGDYFSSNNQWRTRIAALRILGFITNDVGVNAINDPSNGILTNAETVEIRIKNFSANPISNIPVELRVNGNLVATETFNGTINSNDTAIFQFAQTVNLSTAGQTYTIEAKTILAGDGYVPNNAFTKEVTHLFNNDVGVLAITAPSTSSELGDETVSVRVKNFGAVTQSGFNVQYSVDGGTPVVQAFPGSIASEQIVNFSFTQTADLSAVGSYTITSGTTLSGDQQASNNEVTKIVENLLCNPVSDCSVGHGFRLFEVGGINNPSGCEGFGDFTNLIAVLDPDSTNSLTVTSEYGNQHMSVWIDYNDDLEFTADELAVDNYQFATGQGSGTYTETMDLVVPANAALGEHRMRARASGTGPIPADACADVLFGETEDYSVNIGDLGVNDVLINNSNLIVVTNKNNQFDVILNTDFEDGVYMGVYNVVGQVVGFNKRVPRIDGAYRMNLDMTKAASGVYIIKMGGQATSTFKTARIIVK; encoded by the coding sequence ATGAAATTAAAGAATTTACCTATGGCATTGGCGTTGATTCTGGGAGCATGTCTTTTTGCTCAAGAATCATTTCCGCCCACTGAAATTATTACAGGAACCTATATTGGGAAAACTGTGAGAATGGATGAATTTACAGCTCCAATCGAAGTGAGCACCACTATTGTTCCAACGATGGTTATAGACCAACAGGTTGTAATGGGCAATGGGGTTGTAAATCCAACAACCACAATTATCCAAAATCTTCAAACCGAACCGGGCCAAATTGCCAGTTTTCCTTTATTGCAAAATTTTATAGGTGCGTCACAGTCCGAATCTAGTTTTTTTCCTCCCGATCCTACAGGAGCGGCAGGTCCAAATCACTATGTACATTCGGTAAATTCGCTGGTTAAAATTTTTGATAAAGCAGGAACACTCTTAGTAGGTCCGGTGAATCTATCAACTTTTTTAGGAATACCCTCCAATAACGGGGATCCAATCGTGTTATACGATCAATTGGCCGATCGTTGGGTGGTGAGTGAGTTTGGCTCTCTAGGCGCCGACCTCGGTTTAGCTATAGGAGTTTCCGAAACAAATGACCCGGCCGGAGCTTATAACGTTTATCAATATGCCTTTTCCGGATTTCCGGATTATCCGCACTACGGTGTTTGGCATGATGGTTATTACGGTACTGTTAACTTGGATGGTTCCACAACTCAAGGTTTTGTTATGGAGCGAGATGAGATGCTAAATGGGGGTGCTGCTCCACAGATTCTAATCTTTAATCTTCCGGGTGTAATAGTAAATCCGAACCAGGTGAAAAGTCCTGAGCCGGCTAACCTCTTAGGGACTACAATCGATACCAATACACCGGGATATATCACCTATCTTCAGGATGATGGTTGGTCTGCAGCTATTACCTTCGATCACCTAAAAGTTTGGGAGATAGATGTTGATTGGGGAAATACTGCCAATTCAACAATTTCTGCTCCGTTGGAAATCGCAACAGGTCCTTTCGATGCAGGCGAGTTATTCGGAAATGGAAACGGCGCTTTAAGACAACCCGGAACCAGTCAGAGATTGGCAGGTCATGGAGGTATCATTTCTTTTGCTGCCAATTACAGAAGTTTCGGAACGCATAATTCCTGGCTCATTACTTTCAATACTTTTATCGATCCTAGCGAAACAGGAGGAATACGTTGGATCGAATTACGTAATAACGGAGCAAACGCATGGAGTATTTTCCAAGAAGGGACATACTCAATTGCAGATGGACATAGTCGATTAATGAGTAGTGCTGCTATGGATATTGAAGGAAATATCGCCTTGGCTTATACAACCGGAAGTACAACGCTGGCACCATCATTAAGATATACAGGTCGTTTCGACGGAGATCCGCTTGGAACAATGACAGTGGCCGAAACTACTATTTTTGACGGACCCGGGGTAAGAACGAATTCAAACAGATATGGAGATTATTCTCATATGACAATGGATCCTGACGATTTAACTTTTTGGTATACAGGAGATTATTTTTCATCCAACAACCAATGGAGAACTCGTATTGCAGCTCTCAGAATTTTAGGCTTCATTACAAACGATGTAGGCGTGAATGCGATTAATGATCCATCTAATGGAATATTAACCAATGCTGAAACTGTAGAAATTCGTATTAAAAATTTTAGTGCAAATCCAATTTCAAATATTCCGGTGGAACTTAGGGTAAATGGAAATCTTGTTGCCACCGAAACTTTTAACGGTACCATTAATTCTAACGACACGGCTATCTTTCAATTTGCACAAACTGTAAATTTATCTACTGCCGGACAAACGTATACCATCGAAGCAAAAACAATTTTGGCAGGAGATGGGTATGTACCTAATAACGCCTTTACAAAGGAAGTCACACATTTGTTTAATAACGATGTTGGGGTTTTGGCAATAACAGCGCCTTCAACTTCAAGTGAATTGGGAGATGAAACAGTTTCAGTACGAGTTAAGAACTTTGGGGCAGTTACCCAATCCGGATTCAATGTTCAGTATTCCGTAGACGGTGGTACGCCTGTTGTTCAGGCATTTCCCGGCTCAATAGCTTCTGAACAAATAGTGAATTTTAGTTTTACACAAACAGCCGATTTAAGTGCTGTTGGGTCCTATACCATTACTTCCGGGACAACTTTGTCGGGCGATCAACAAGCCTCAAACAATGAAGTTACTAAGATTGTAGAGAATTTATTATGTAACCCGGTTTCAGATTGTTCAGTAGGACATGGATTTAGATTATTTGAAGTAGGTGGAATTAATAACCCTTCCGGATGTGAAGGCTTTGGAGATTTCACAAACCTAATAGCCGTTTTAGATCCTGATAGCACAAATTCTTTAACCGTTACTTCTGAATATGGAAATCAGCATATGAGTGTCTGGATAGATTATAATGATGATTTAGAATTCACTGCAGATGAACTTGCTGTGGATAATTATCAATTCGCAACCGGACAAGGCTCTGGTACCTACACCGAAACTATGGATTTGGTAGTTCCTGCCAACGCGGCTTTAGGAGAGCATAGAATGCGAGCTAGAGCGAGTGGTACGGGTCCTATTCCTGCCGATGCTTGCGCTGATGTTTTATTTGGAGAAACCGAAGACTATTCAGTCAATATTGGAGATTTAGGAGTAAATGATGTATTGATTAATAATTCTAATTTGATTGTTGTTACAAATAAGAATAATCAGTTTGATGTAATATTAAATACAGATTTTGAAGATGGTGTGTATATGGGAGTTTATAACGTCGTAGGACAGGTAGTTGGATTTAATAAAAGAGTACCTCGTATTGATGGTGCATACAGGATGAATCTGGATATGACAAAAGCTGCGAGTGGTGTTTACATTATAAAAATGGGAGGACAAGCAACTTCAACATTTAAAACAGCTCGAATTATCGTAAAATAA
- a CDS encoding RsmB/NOP family class I SAM-dependent RNA methyltransferase: MKLHRNLVFATIDSLDLIFNQKKQADKVLKGTIKRDKRWGARDRGFIAETTYDIVRWKRLYAEIAEVKEPFDRPNLFRLFTVWATLNGIKLPDWKQLEDTPVRRIKGKFDELSKIRKYRESIPDWMDELGEKELGKRWDGEIAALNQLAAVVLRVNPLKATLQQVKDHLADLEIETEPISGVPHALQLKERANVFTSEAFKNGWFEVQDASSQLVAQLLDPKPGMRVIDACAGAGGKSLHIASLMENKGQVISLDIYENKLNELKRRAKRNGAFNIETRLIDSTKVIKKLIEKADKVLIDAPCSGLGVLKRNPDTKWKAQSDFLEKVKATQAELLDSYSRMVKPGGDLVYATCSILPSENDKQVKAFLKREAGKDFTLTKDKKVWPSESGYDGFYMALLKKKEAE; the protein is encoded by the coding sequence ATGAAATTACATCGAAATTTAGTTTTTGCAACCATAGATTCTCTTGACTTAATTTTTAACCAAAAGAAACAAGCAGACAAAGTCCTCAAAGGAACCATAAAGCGCGATAAGCGATGGGGTGCCCGTGATCGTGGTTTTATTGCCGAAACCACCTATGATATAGTGAGATGGAAGCGTCTCTATGCTGAAATTGCTGAAGTAAAAGAGCCTTTTGACAGACCCAATCTCTTTCGTCTGTTTACCGTATGGGCTACACTTAACGGTATAAAACTCCCCGATTGGAAACAATTGGAAGATACTCCCGTGCGAAGAATTAAGGGAAAATTCGACGAGCTTTCAAAAATTAGAAAATACCGTGAATCTATCCCCGATTGGATGGATGAATTGGGTGAAAAGGAGCTTGGAAAACGCTGGGATGGGGAAATTGCGGCACTAAATCAGTTGGCAGCAGTTGTCCTACGCGTAAATCCATTAAAAGCGACATTGCAGCAGGTAAAAGACCATCTGGCAGATCTTGAAATTGAAACCGAACCAATTAGCGGTGTACCTCATGCTTTACAACTAAAGGAACGTGCAAATGTCTTTACTTCCGAAGCTTTCAAAAATGGCTGGTTCGAAGTACAGGATGCCTCTTCACAACTTGTAGCACAGCTATTAGATCCTAAACCCGGGATGCGTGTAATAGACGCCTGTGCCGGTGCGGGAGGTAAAAGTCTGCATATCGCATCCCTTATGGAGAACAAGGGACAGGTTATTTCCTTAGATATTTACGAGAATAAACTAAACGAATTAAAACGCAGAGCCAAACGCAACGGCGCATTTAATATCGAAACACGGCTAATAGATTCCACTAAGGTGATTAAAAAATTAATAGAAAAGGCCGACAAGGTTTTAATTGATGCCCCGTGCTCGGGTCTTGGCGTATTAAAACGCAATCCCGATACGAAGTGGAAAGCACAATCCGATTTTCTTGAAAAAGTAAAAGCAACTCAGGCAGAGTTGTTGGATTCGTATTCCAGAATGGTAAAACCTGGTGGTGATTTGGTGTATGCAACCTGTTCTATTTTACCTTCCGAAAATGACAAGCAAGTAAAAGCTTTTTTAAAGCGGGAGGCGGGGAAAGATTTTACCTTGACAAAAGATAAAAAAGTTTGGCCAAGTGAATCGGGTTATGATGGATTTTATATGGCCTTGCTTAAGAAAAAAGAAGCAGAATAA